From the genome of Sphingobacterium sp. UGAL515B_05:
TCTGTGCGGCCAATAAAGTAATCGCCGTCTACCCGATCAACCAATACTTTATACGTATTGCCCACTTTGGACTGATTGATATCATACGAAATACCTTGCTGTACTTCCATAATAGCTTCCACGCGTTCTTCTTTTACTTCCTGTGGCACATTATCCTCTAGCGAATGTGCGTGCGTCTTTTCTTCATGAGAATAGGTAAAACAGCCTAACCTGTCAAAACGGGTCTCTTCAACCCAATCCAACATCTCCTGGAAATCCTGTTCAGTTTCACCTGGATAACCACAAATTAAAGTCGTACGCAAGGCGATATCTGGAACTCTGTCACGTATGGCATTGACAAGATCAATCTGTTTCTGTTTCGTTGTACCTCTTCGCATAGACTTCAACATCGGATCAGATATATGTTGCAATGGCATATCCAAGTAATTACAGATATTTGAACGTTCATTCATGGCGTCCAAAATATCCATTGGGAAACCCGAAGGATAGGCGTACTGCAATCTGATCCATTCGATACCGTCAACATCTGACAAATGGCGCATTAAATCAGAAAGATTGCGCTTTCCATAGATATCTAAGCCATAATAGGTCAGGTCTTGTGCAATCAGAATCAATTCTTTCGTGCCGTTCGACGCGAGAAATTTTGCTTCTTTCACAAGATCGTCAATGGATTTGGAAACGTGTTTACCACGCATCAAGGGAATTGCACAGAAAGAGCAGGGACGGTTACATCCTTCGGCAATCTTAAAGTAAGAAAAATGCGAAGGTGTTGTCAATAAGCGTTCACCCAACAATTCATGCCGATAATCAGCTCCAATGGATGACAACAGATCCGGCAAATCATTCGTACCGAAAAAGGCATCAACATTGGGAATTTCAGACTGTAACTCTGGCTTATATCGTTCAGAAAGACAACCTGTAACGATCACCTTATTGATTTTACCCTGATCTTTTAAATCCGAATATTGTAAGATCGCATCAATAGATTCCTGTTTGGCATTATCAATAAAAC
Proteins encoded in this window:
- the rimO gene encoding 30S ribosomal protein S12 methylthiotransferase RimO, whose amino-acid sequence is MKTKYAKPAPLINKPRVNVVTLGCSKNIHDSEVLMGQLKGNQMEVVHEASNIQANDIVVINTCGFIDNAKQESIDAILQYSDLKDQGKINKVIVTGCLSERYKPELQSEIPNVDAFFGTNDLPDLLSSIGADYRHELLGERLLTTPSHFSYFKIAEGCNRPCSFCAIPLMRGKHVSKSIDDLVKEAKFLASNGTKELILIAQDLTYYGLDIYGKRNLSDLMRHLSDVDGIEWIRLQYAYPSGFPMDILDAMNERSNICNYLDMPLQHISDPMLKSMRRGTTKQKQIDLVNAIRDRVPDIALRTTLICGYPGETEQDFQEMLDWVEETRFDRLGCFTYSHEEKTHAHSLEDNVPQEVKEERVEAIMEVQQGISYDINQSKVGNTYKVLVDRVDGDYFIGRTEYDSPEVDNEVLIPAADSYARIGDFVQVKIDRAEDFDLYGEIVRK